In a single window of the Candidatus Methylomirabilota bacterium genome:
- a CDS encoding ROK family protein: MRGVPAEVAVIGADVGGTTIGVGVVTPSGEVRWATEAPTLGRGPGTVLETLFGLLAEARARAAAAGLALAGCGIGVPGAVDAAAGRIGDDVQNLPELAGAPLAELVAAETRLPTVLDNDVNALTLGEARFGVARELRSFVLLALGTGVGGGIYLDGDIVRGASGYGGELGHVTVKFDGRPCFCGSRGCLKAYVAGPDIADQAREALAGRPPSPLLELAGARLETLTARHVFAAAQAGDALAGQLVDGVCQALGAGLGGILNGLNPEAIVLTGGVARSLETHLEDVRRWTRAYAFEGAYRAARVVIVRQTKTTSIRGPAALFLHEADRGAVGGGSRGMRQ; the protein is encoded by the coding sequence GTGAGGGGCGTGCCCGCCGAGGTGGCCGTCATCGGCGCCGACGTCGGCGGCACGACCATCGGGGTCGGCGTGGTCACCCCGAGCGGCGAGGTCCGCTGGGCGACCGAGGCCCCGACGCTCGGCCGGGGTCCCGGGACCGTGCTCGAGACGCTGTTCGGCCTCCTCGCCGAGGCGCGCGCTCGAGCCGCCGCAGCCGGGCTCGCGCTCGCCGGCTGCGGCATCGGGGTGCCGGGCGCCGTGGATGCCGCCGCCGGCCGGATCGGCGACGACGTCCAGAATCTTCCGGAGCTGGCCGGCGCGCCGCTGGCCGAGCTGGTGGCGGCAGAGACGCGGCTTCCCACCGTCCTCGACAACGACGTCAACGCCCTCACCCTCGGCGAGGCCCGCTTCGGCGTCGCCCGGGAGCTCCGGTCCTTCGTCCTGCTGGCGCTCGGCACGGGCGTCGGAGGCGGCATCTACCTCGACGGCGACATCGTGCGGGGCGCCTCGGGGTACGGCGGCGAGCTCGGGCACGTCACCGTGAAATTCGACGGCCGGCCGTGCTTCTGCGGCTCTCGCGGGTGTCTCAAGGCGTACGTGGCGGGACCGGACATCGCCGACCAGGCGCGTGAGGCACTGGCCGGCCGACCGCCGTCGCCGCTCCTCGAGCTGGCCGGCGCGAGGCTGGAGACGCTCACGGCCCGCCACGTCTTCGCGGCGGCGCAGGCCGGTGACGCGCTCGCCGGGCAGCTGGTGGACGGTGTCTGCCAGGCGCTCGGGGCCGGGCTCGGAGGCATCCTGAACGGGCTCAATCCCGAGGCGATCGTCCTCACGGGGGGCGTGGCCCGGTCGCTCGAGACGCATCTCGAGGACGTGCGGCGCTGGACGCGCGCCTACGCCTTCGAGGGCGCCTACCGGGCCGCCCGGGTGGTCATCGTGCGCCAGACCAAGACGACGTCGATCCGCGGGCCGGCGGCGCTCTTCCTCCACGAAGCGGACCGTGGCGCGGTTGGTGGCGGTTCTCGGGGTATGCGACAATGA
- a CDS encoding ChbG/HpnK family deacetylase yields MSGASRLLVVNADDFGLTTGVSRGILETHRRGVVTSTTTLVNLAPQPDLDAEASALRGLGIGLHVNLTWGTPVSPAAAVPSLVGPEGRFLRDPEEIDGRAQPDEVRREVEAQLEAFGRRFGRGPTHLDSHHHVHRLRRVGEIVLGVALAARLPLRSQDPGFRDGLRRHGARTPDHFLGGDSVEPYWTPERLLDTLAVLPVGITELMCHPGYYDEALAYSRYGRQRETELRALCDAEARATLERLDIRLCHFGTLPAPLS; encoded by the coding sequence GTGAGCGGCGCCTCGCGCCTCCTCGTGGTCAACGCGGACGACTTCGGGCTCACCACCGGAGTCAGCCGCGGGATCCTGGAGACTCACCGCCGCGGCGTGGTCACCAGCACCACCACCCTCGTCAACCTCGCGCCGCAGCCCGATCTCGACGCCGAGGCCTCCGCGCTTCGAGGGCTGGGGATCGGGCTCCACGTCAACCTGACCTGGGGCACGCCGGTCTCGCCGGCGGCGGCGGTGCCGTCGCTCGTCGGTCCCGAGGGTCGCTTCTTGCGCGACCCGGAGGAGATCGACGGGCGCGCCCAACCCGACGAAGTGCGTCGCGAGGTGGAAGCCCAGCTCGAAGCCTTCGGCCGACGCTTCGGCCGGGGGCCGACCCACCTGGACAGCCATCATCACGTCCACCGCCTCCGCCGGGTCGGGGAGATCGTCCTCGGCGTGGCGCTCGCGGCGCGCCTGCCCCTCCGGAGCCAGGACCCCGGCTTCCGGGACGGCCTCCGCCGCCACGGGGCCCGGACACCGGATCACTTCCTCGGTGGCGACAGCGTCGAGCCCTACTGGACACCCGAACGCCTTCTCGACACCCTGGCGGTACTTCCGGTCGGCATCACCGAGCTCATGTGTCATCCGGGGTACTACGACGAGGCGCTGGCTTACAGCCGTTATGGCCGGCAGCGCGAGACCGAGCTCCGCGCGCTGTGCGATGCCGAGGCGCGAGCCACGCTCGAGCGGCTCGACATCCGGCTCTGTCACTTCGGGACCCTGCCGGCCCCCCTGAGTTGA
- a CDS encoding HemK2/MTQ2 family protein methyltransferase yields the protein MPEAGTLLFLYEGAVFRLADGAQAPKPGSLLLLRHLDVRDGDEVLDLGTGAGFAAILAARHAKRVVATDVVPEAVALTSQNAALNGVGDRVEARLGDGYDPVRGEIFDLIVSGAPQMPTPPERERDDWMARADNGGLDGWAVLDRVIAGAPAHLEPGGRLRFSIFAFLGVRQGLGKLEAAGLEPRIMARETQGFPRLGYERLEHIRAHDLEGTLPRGIPTTVERLVLEGRRRR from the coding sequence ATGCCGGAGGCCGGCACCCTCCTCTTCCTCTACGAGGGCGCCGTCTTCCGCCTGGCCGACGGGGCCCAGGCCCCGAAGCCGGGCTCGCTCTTGCTGCTCCGGCACCTCGACGTGAGAGACGGGGACGAGGTGCTGGACCTGGGGACCGGAGCCGGCTTCGCCGCCATCCTGGCCGCGCGCCACGCCAAGCGCGTGGTGGCGACCGACGTCGTCCCCGAAGCCGTGGCCCTGACGAGCCAGAACGCCGCGCTGAACGGCGTCGGGGATCGGGTGGAGGCGCGGCTGGGAGACGGCTACGACCCGGTCCGGGGGGAGATTTTCGACCTCATCGTCTCGGGGGCGCCCCAGATGCCGACCCCGCCCGAGCGGGAGCGGGACGACTGGATGGCGCGGGCCGACAACGGCGGGCTGGACGGCTGGGCGGTGCTCGATCGCGTCATCGCCGGCGCGCCCGCGCACCTCGAGCCCGGAGGCCGGCTCCGCTTCTCGATCTTCGCGTTCCTCGGCGTGCGACAGGGGCTCGGGAAGCTCGAGGCTGCCGGGCTCGAGCCGCGGATCATGGCCCGCGAGACCCAGGGCTTCCCCCGTCTCGGCTACGAGCGCCTGGAGCACATCCGGGCGCACGACCTCGAGGGGACTCTGCCGCGCGGCATCCCCACGACCGTGGAGCGGCTGGTGCTCGAGGGCCGCCGCCGGCGGTGA